One genomic window of Hymenobacter radiodurans includes the following:
- a CDS encoding PDDEXK nuclease domain-containing protein, which translates to MTSLPSDYAQLLTALTHRVRAAQYRALQQVNREQMQLYWDLGQLIAERQQQQGWGKAVVETLARDLQREFAGVSGFSVQNLWYMRQFYLEYSASELLQPLVGEISWAKHLLIMARCKDPQERYFYTVQTQRHGWTKTVLAQQLKAQTYQRTVLAQHNFPTTLPTPRVEQAALALKDEYTFGFLELSSEHSEYELEQALLGNVRRFLQEMGGDFSFIGNQYRLELAGNEYFIDLLLYHRGLQCLVAIELKITEFRPEYAGKMNFYLSATGWWVST; encoded by the coding sequence ATGACTTCGCTCCCCTCTGACTACGCCCAGTTGCTCACCGCCCTCACCCACCGGGTGCGCGCGGCCCAGTACCGGGCCCTGCAACAAGTCAACCGCGAACAGATGCAGCTCTACTGGGACCTGGGCCAGCTCATTGCCGAGCGCCAGCAGCAGCAGGGCTGGGGCAAAGCCGTGGTCGAGACCCTGGCCCGCGACCTGCAGCGCGAGTTTGCGGGCGTGAGTGGCTTTTCCGTGCAGAACCTGTGGTACATGCGCCAGTTCTATCTCGAGTACAGCGCTAGCGAACTACTCCAACCGCTGGTTGGAGAAATCAGTTGGGCCAAGCACCTGCTGATCATGGCCCGCTGCAAAGACCCGCAGGAGCGCTACTTCTATACCGTACAGACCCAGCGCCACGGCTGGACCAAAACCGTGCTGGCCCAGCAGCTGAAGGCGCAGACCTACCAGCGCACGGTCCTGGCTCAACATAATTTTCCCACGACGCTGCCTACCCCGCGCGTGGAGCAGGCCGCCCTGGCCCTGAAGGACGAGTACACCTTCGGCTTCCTGGAACTGAGCAGCGAACACTCCGAATACGAGTTAGAGCAGGCGCTGCTGGGCAACGTGCGCCGCTTTCTGCAGGAGATGGGCGGCGACTTCAGCTTTATCGGCAACCAGTACCGGCTGGAGCTGGCGGGCAACGAGTACTTTATTGACCTGCTGCTCTATCACCGGGGCCTGCAATGCCTGGTGGCCATCGAACTCAAGATTACCGAGTTCCGGCCCGAATACGCGGGCAAGATGAACTTCTACCTATCCGCAACTGGCTGGTGGGTTTCTACTTGA
- a CDS encoding NmrA family NAD(P)-binding protein, which translates to MHIILGATGHIGSALAHLLLARGEPVTLVLHTPDHAPHWQQHGAQTVVADVHDTSALHAIFRQGQRLFLLNPPAPPATDTAAEERKSLAAILAALPDSGLHKVVAESTYGAQPGTQAGDLGVLYAMEQALAAQPIPTSIIRAAYYMSNWDPALASARQAGTVPSLYPADFQLPMVAPVDIARIAARLLTEPLSQTGLHYVEGPARYCAAEVAAALTDVLHRPVTVEVTPRAEWTQALQAVGFSAPAAESMAHMTGITLDQQYELPPHPIRGTTTLHAYFHQLVHQHSER; encoded by the coding sequence ATGCATATCATTTTGGGTGCTACGGGCCATATTGGGTCGGCGCTCGCCCACCTGCTCTTAGCGCGCGGCGAGCCCGTTACGCTCGTCTTGCACACCCCGGACCACGCCCCGCACTGGCAGCAGCACGGCGCCCAGACGGTGGTGGCGGACGTGCACGACACGTCCGCCCTCCACGCTATATTTCGCCAGGGTCAGCGCTTATTTCTGCTGAACCCGCCGGCGCCACCCGCCACCGACACGGCCGCCGAAGAGCGGAAAAGCCTGGCCGCTATTCTCGCTGCCCTCCCCGACTCGGGCCTGCACAAGGTAGTGGCCGAATCCACGTACGGGGCGCAGCCGGGCACCCAGGCAGGGGATTTAGGGGTGCTCTACGCCATGGAGCAAGCCTTGGCCGCGCAGCCGATTCCCACCAGTATTATTCGCGCCGCCTATTACATGAGTAATTGGGACCCGGCCCTGGCCAGCGCCCGGCAAGCAGGAACAGTGCCGTCGTTGTATCCCGCCGACTTTCAGCTGCCGATGGTGGCTCCGGTGGACATCGCCCGCATCGCGGCCCGCTTGTTGACTGAACCACTCTCGCAGACGGGGTTGCACTACGTGGAAGGCCCCGCGCGGTACTGCGCGGCGGAGGTAGCCGCGGCCTTGACGGACGTGCTGCACCGGCCCGTAACGGTGGAAGTAACCCCACGGGCCGAGTGGACCCAGGCCTTGCAGGCGGTGGGCTTCTCGGCGCCGGCGGCCGAATCGATGGCCCACATGACGGGTATCACGCTCGATCAGCAATACGAGCTACCCCCGCACCCGATTCGGGGCACCACGACCTTGCACGCCTACTTCCACCAACTCGTTCATCAGCACTCGGAGCGCTAG
- a CDS encoding acyltransferase family protein, protein MRYIAQLDALRALAILFVLINHTVPKSHPLFTLSDKVSGPDIFFTLSGFLITALLLKDREAVALQRLTKFRVFLHFFVKRALRLYPAYVLLVGLDFFLRGLPAASYGPYVSFTSNLVIYQQQDWGPLAHLWTMAVEQQFYLLWPFVLLLLPRPWLPYAIAFFVSVGLYSQHAVPATDFSHVLPHTCLDALGLGALLAWVVLEKPQYLPQLYRGLCGLAFASIALMVAPSAFGFAPPLPQRTLVAVLVVWLISYFVVRGEKEGGMVNAVLTTKPLLVIGKLSYGIYLYHLTVLSCAYPVLDRLNRYLPFYESSAYGYWLVESLLLIGAVAWGSWNYVERPLQARSKHWLRKKTTSPTRSPRRPNRGEVVDSRRALFPFAVPEGASAS, encoded by the coding sequence ATGCGCTACATTGCTCAACTCGATGCCCTGCGGGCCCTGGCTATCCTGTTTGTGTTGATCAATCATACGGTGCCGAAAAGCCACCCGCTCTTTACCCTTTCCGATAAAGTTTCCGGGCCCGATATCTTTTTTACCCTCAGCGGCTTCCTGATCACGGCCCTGCTGCTGAAGGACCGCGAGGCGGTGGCGCTCCAGCGCCTCACCAAGTTCCGCGTCTTCCTCCACTTCTTTGTCAAACGGGCCTTGCGCCTCTATCCTGCCTATGTGTTGCTGGTGGGGCTGGATTTTTTCTTGCGCGGCCTACCGGCCGCTAGTTATGGCCCCTATGTATCGTTCACCTCCAACCTGGTCATCTACCAGCAGCAGGACTGGGGGCCGCTGGCGCACCTGTGGACGATGGCGGTGGAACAACAGTTTTACCTGTTGTGGCCCTTTGTGCTGCTGCTGCTCCCGCGGCCGTGGTTGCCCTATGCGATAGCGTTCTTTGTCAGCGTGGGCCTCTACAGCCAGCACGCCGTCCCCGCCACCGACTTCAGTCATGTGCTGCCGCACACGTGTTTGGATGCCTTGGGTCTGGGCGCGTTGCTGGCCTGGGTAGTCCTCGAAAAACCCCAGTACCTGCCCCAACTATACCGCGGCCTGTGTGGGCTGGCCTTCGCCAGTATAGCCCTGATGGTGGCTCCGAGCGCGTTTGGGTTCGCGCCGCCGCTGCCGCAGCGCACGTTGGTGGCCGTGCTGGTCGTGTGGCTCATCAGCTACTTCGTAGTGCGGGGAGAGAAGGAAGGCGGGATGGTGAACGCCGTCTTGACGACGAAACCCTTACTGGTTATCGGCAAGCTGAGCTACGGCATTTACCTCTACCACCTGACGGTTCTGTCTTGCGCGTACCCCGTGCTCGACCGGCTGAACCGCTACCTGCCCTTTTATGAAAGTAGCGCGTATGGCTATTGGCTGGTCGAATCCCTGCTACTCATCGGGGCCGTGGCCTGGGGCTCGTGGAACTACGTGGAGCGGCCGCTTCAGGCCCGGAGTAAGCACTGGCTGAGGAAGAAGACAACCTCCCCCACGCGGTCCCCGCGGCGGCCTAACCGAGGGGAGGTGGTGGATTCACGGCGGGCCCTCTTCCCGTTCGCCGTTCCTGAAGGCGCTAGCGCGTCCTGA